In Planctomycetota bacterium, the sequence CCCACGCCGGTGGCGAGGTTTACGACGCGGCCGGCGAGAAACAGATCGGCATCGTCACGAGCAGCACGCTCAGCCCGGTGCTCAGCCGTGCGGTGGTCGGATTGGTGAATCTGCCCAAGGCACACTTCGAGCCGGGCACGCCACTGCAGATCATGGCCGAGGGAAGCCGACAACCGGCACGGGTCACGACACTGCCGTTTCACGATTGAGCGAGCTTTGCGTTAGGCTCGGGCGATGTCCGACTATTCACCGCTCGTCAAGAAGACGCTGATCAAGCCCGGCACGCGCGTCAAACTCAAAGACCTACCGACCGATGCCAAGGACGCCACGCTCGACAAATCCGCGGCCAAAGAGCAAACCAAAGCGAACCTCGAACAGCTCGCCGAGTTACAGGAACTGCTCTATGCCGATGGTCGGCATGCGTTGCTGGTGCTGCTTCAAGCGATGGACGCGGGCGGCAAGGACAGCACGATCCGCCGGATCTTCAGCAGCGTGAACCCGCAAGGCTGTCGCGTGACGAGTTTCAAGGTGCCCACCCCGCTGGAACGGGCCCACGACTTTCTTTGGCGTCACCACCGGGAGATGCCGGCCAAAGGCATGATCCGTATCCACAACCGCAGCCATTACGAGACGGTGCTCGTCGAGCGGGTGAAGAACATCGTTCCGAAGTCCGTCTGGCAGCGCCGATACGAGCAGATCGCGACATTCGAGTCGATGCTCGCTTCGGAAGGCACCACGATCGTGAAAATCTACCTGCACCTTTCCAAGGACGAACAAAAGGAACGTCTGCTCGACCGTCAGCAACGGCCGGAAAAGCACTGGAAGTTCAACCCTTCAGACCTCGAAGAGCGCGAACTCTGGGACGATTATCAGGTCGCCTTCGAGGATGCGTTGAGCAAAACGTCGATCAAGGAAGCATCATGGTTCGCCGTGCCCGCGGATCAAAAGTGGTATCGGGACCTGATCATCAGCGACCTGATCGTGGGTAAGCTCAAGAGTCTTGACCTCAGATACCCCGACGCGCC encodes:
- a CDS encoding polyphosphate kinase 2 family protein, which codes for MSDYSPLVKKTLIKPGTRVKLKDLPTDAKDATLDKSAAKEQTKANLEQLAELQELLYADGRHALLVLLQAMDAGGKDSTIRRIFSSVNPQGCRVTSFKVPTPLERAHDFLWRHHREMPAKGMIRIHNRSHYETVLVERVKNIVPKSVWQRRYEQIATFESMLASEGTTIVKIYLHLSKDEQKERLLDRQQRPEKHWKFNPSDLEERELWDDYQVAFEDALSKTSIKEASWFAVPADQKWYRDLIISDLIVGKLKSLDLRYPDAPEGIEKYDIT